In Wolinella succinogenes DSM 1740, a single genomic region encodes these proteins:
- a CDS encoding sodium-dependent transporter yields the protein MSRFSRIGFILAAAGSAIGLGNVWKFPYMTGQNGGGAFVAIFLLSVVFIGLTVFLAEMILGRTSEKNPVSTYESLAPHGGRYWKYAGFMILSGVLILSFYSVVVGWLIHYIFVSLSGLPSSVSEAQGVFGELVSESIFTQVFFHFLVIGYCGYILTQGVKQGIEKINMILMPLLFLIFIALLFYALSMDSFGKSLAFMFTPHWEKINANVVLMSVGQAFFTLSLGVGTIMTYSASLPKKGNFVSSALYVAFLDTLLAVVAGLVIFTFLFEFGSDPSGGPGLVFISLPVIFAQMGLVGQLISLLFFIALLFAGITSAISLAEPLLGYLIERRSWKRSKAVWAVMGVSYALGVLAILGGSKAYGESLKWGGKSIFDWLDFGSSALLMPLAGVALCIFVGFVLDKNRVYGMFGGYMPPFFFKIWLFCVRFVAPVAIFIILIQGLRG from the coding sequence ATGAGTAGATTTTCAAGAATCGGGTTTATTCTCGCAGCGGCGGGGAGCGCTATCGGACTAGGAAATGTCTGGAAGTTTCCCTATATGACGGGGCAAAATGGGGGCGGAGCTTTTGTGGCGATCTTTTTGCTTTCGGTGGTTTTTATCGGATTGACCGTCTTTTTGGCAGAGATGATTCTAGGGAGAACAAGTGAGAAGAATCCTGTCTCCACCTACGAATCGCTCGCACCCCACGGGGGGAGATATTGGAAATACGCGGGCTTTATGATTTTAAGCGGCGTGCTCATTCTCTCTTTTTACTCCGTGGTGGTTGGATGGCTCATCCACTATATTTTTGTCTCTCTTAGCGGACTGCCCTCAAGCGTGAGCGAAGCACAAGGGGTTTTTGGCGAGCTGGTCTCTGAGTCGATTTTCACGCAGGTTTTTTTCCATTTCTTGGTCATTGGCTATTGTGGTTACATTCTCACTCAAGGGGTGAAACAGGGAATTGAGAAGATTAATATGATTCTTATGCCGCTTCTCTTTTTGATCTTTATTGCTCTCCTTTTTTATGCGCTTAGCATGGATAGTTTTGGAAAATCTTTGGCTTTTATGTTCACGCCCCACTGGGAGAAGATCAACGCCAATGTGGTGCTCATGTCCGTAGGACAGGCCTTTTTCACGCTCTCTTTAGGCGTAGGAACGATCATGACCTACTCGGCTTCACTTCCGAAAAAAGGAAATTTTGTCTCCTCTGCTCTCTATGTCGCTTTTCTTGATACGCTTTTGGCGGTGGTGGCGGGCTTGGTGATCTTCACCTTTCTTTTTGAGTTTGGAAGCGACCCTAGCGGGGGACCAGGGCTAGTCTTTATCTCTCTGCCCGTGATTTTTGCGCAGATGGGGCTTGTGGGACAGCTCATCTCACTCCTCTTTTTTATTGCCCTCCTTTTTGCGGGAATCACCTCGGCGATCTCTTTGGCTGAGCCTCTGCTTGGCTATCTTATTGAGAGACGCTCTTGGAAGCGCTCTAAAGCGGTCTGGGCAGTGATGGGTGTGAGTTATGCGCTAGGAGTTTTGGCGATCCTTGGAGGCTCTAAGGCGTATGGCGAGAGTCTGAAATGGGGCGGAAAGAGCATCTTTGATTGGCTTGACTTTGGCAGTTCAGCCTTGCTCATGCCTTTGGCTGGAGTGGCGCTTTGTATTTTTGTGGGGTTTGTGTTGGATAAGAATCGAGTCTATGGGATGTTTGGCGGATATATGCCACCCTTTTTCTTCAAAATCTGGCTTTTTTGTGTGCGTTTTGTCGCGCCTGTGGCTATTTTTATTATCCTCATTCAAGGTCTTAGGGGCTAA
- a CDS encoding TRAP transporter permease, whose product MSFISQKAYHVTSDHIEELEGQRRLHERPLLFWGIALLALGWSIFQLYVAFFPTNSTMTRSIHLGLALMLAFLLYPIHFHDSHKSKIPFYDVILAVAGSLGALYIFLDFYGLSQRPGAYLERDIIIALLTMVILLEASRRVLGLALGIVASCFLIYDFFGPYMPDLIAHKGASIEKLAGHMFLTTEGIFGVPLGVSASFIYLFVLFGSLLEKAGAGEYFINLSYALLGRYRGGPAKASVVASGLTGVVSGSSVANVVTTGTFTIPLMKNSGMTGEKAAAIEVAASVNGQLMPPIMGAAAFIIAEFLGMNYTHIMFAAAIPAFATYFGLFYIIHLESCKLGLKGLSKEELPPKLATFLSGVHYLVPIFFLLYTLLVLNESVMSAAFNAIMLLLLIMATQRPIQKLMRQEPLERRDFLIGFEEIFWGMVTGAKNMIPIALATATAGIIVGSVTLTGIGQVLAEIVETLSGGNIFIVLALTALMSLILGMGLPTTANYIVVASLTAPVILMLAHDNGFLIPAIAAHLFVFYFGILADDTPPVGIAAYAAAGIAKSDPVRTGVQGFLYDMRVAILPFIFFFNTDLLLIESVNPANPSDPNGWVWITNPFEIGLIFTMACAGLFAFASVVQGYFLTRLNLLERALLLPVIPLTLLPEQMGEFLTLPFGEGGSFALGTIFYFGVYLSQKYKLKHQVAGV is encoded by the coding sequence ATGAGTTTTATTTCACAAAAAGCCTATCATGTCACTAGTGACCATATCGAAGAGCTAGAAGGCCAGCGTCGCCTTCATGAGCGCCCCCTCCTCTTTTGGGGGATTGCTCTCTTGGCGCTTGGCTGGTCGATCTTTCAACTCTATGTTGCCTTTTTCCCAACCAACTCCACTATGACGCGCTCCATCCACTTAGGATTGGCGCTCATGCTCGCTTTCTTGCTCTATCCTATCCACTTTCACGATTCCCACAAGAGCAAAATCCCCTTCTATGACGTGATCTTGGCGGTGGCTGGCTCCTTGGGTGCACTCTATATCTTCCTTGATTTCTATGGGCTCTCCCAGCGCCCTGGAGCCTATTTGGAGCGCGATATCATCATCGCCCTTTTGACAATGGTGATTCTGCTTGAAGCGAGTCGCCGCGTCCTTGGATTGGCTTTAGGAATCGTCGCCTCCTGCTTTTTGATCTATGACTTCTTTGGTCCTTATATGCCCGACCTCATTGCCCACAAAGGGGCGAGCATCGAGAAGCTTGCTGGTCATATGTTTCTCACTACTGAGGGAATCTTTGGCGTCCCCCTAGGCGTGAGCGCTAGCTTTATCTACCTCTTTGTGCTCTTTGGCTCACTACTAGAGAAGGCGGGCGCAGGCGAGTATTTTATCAACCTCTCCTACGCACTCCTTGGTCGATATCGCGGAGGGCCTGCCAAGGCTTCAGTCGTGGCTAGCGGCCTAACAGGGGTTGTTTCAGGCTCTTCCGTTGCCAATGTTGTAACCACAGGGACTTTCACTATTCCTCTTATGAAAAATAGTGGAATGACAGGCGAAAAGGCCGCTGCTATCGAGGTGGCTGCCAGCGTGAATGGCCAGCTCATGCCTCCTATCATGGGAGCCGCTGCTTTTATCATCGCCGAGTTTTTGGGGATGAACTACACGCACATCATGTTTGCCGCAGCCATTCCTGCCTTTGCGACCTATTTTGGGCTCTTTTATATCATTCACTTAGAATCGTGCAAACTTGGGCTCAAAGGGCTCTCTAAAGAGGAGCTCCCCCCTAAGCTTGCAACCTTTCTCTCTGGGGTCCACTATCTTGTTCCCATCTTCTTTTTGCTCTACACGCTTCTTGTGCTTAACGAATCGGTGATGTCCGCTGCGTTTAACGCCATCATGCTGCTTTTGCTCATCATGGCGACCCAACGCCCTATCCAGAAGCTCATGCGCCAAGAACCCTTAGAGAGACGGGATTTTTTGATCGGATTTGAAGAGATTTTCTGGGGGATGGTCACAGGAGCGAAAAACATGATTCCCATCGCCCTCGCCACCGCCACCGCAGGAATCATTGTCGGTTCGGTGACGCTCACGGGAATCGGGCAGGTTTTGGCTGAGATTGTGGAGACGCTCTCAGGCGGAAATATCTTCATCGTCCTAGCCCTCACCGCGCTTATGTCGCTCATCCTTGGCATGGGTCTCCCTACGACGGCCAACTACATCGTCGTCGCCTCGCTCACCGCACCCGTGATTTTGATGCTAGCGCATGATAATGGATTTTTGATCCCAGCGATTGCGGCTCACCTCTTTGTCTTTTACTTCGGAATCCTTGCCGATGACACGCCTCCCGTGGGAATCGCCGCCTATGCTGCGGCAGGCATTGCCAAATCAGACCCTGTAAGAACAGGCGTGCAAGGATTCTTGTATGACATGAGGGTGGCGATTTTGCCCTTTATCTTCTTTTTCAACACCGATCTGCTCCTCATCGAATCGGTCAATCCCGCCAACCCAAGCGACCCTAATGGCTGGGTCTGGATCACCAATCCTTTTGAGATTGGACTCATCTTTACGATGGCGTGTGCGGGTCTTTTTGCCTTTGCCTCAGTGGTGCAGGGCTATTTCCTCACACGCCTCAATCTTTTGGAGCGCGCGCTTTTATTGCCCGTGATTCCTTTGACTCTTTTGCCCGAACAGATGGGGGAATTTTTGACTCTGCCTTTTGGAGAGGGAGGCTCTTTCGCTTTAGGAACGATTTTCTATTTTGGGGTCTATCTCTCCCAAAAATACAAACTTAAACATCAGGTCGCAGGGGTTTAG
- a CDS encoding TAXI family TRAP transporter solute-binding subunit, producing the protein MKKSLSLLGLSALLVTSSLQAAEFFTIGTGGVTGTYYPTGGAICRLVNKERKTNNLRCSVESTGGSVYNVNSIMSGELDFGTVQSDVVYNAYNGLDKFEGKPNKELRSVMAIYPELLALVVSKASGIAKLEDVKGKKINVGNPGSGNEATGLIVFDAFGIKKSDLAQAGVLTAPECPMALKDKKIDGYFYMVGHPTANITDAANSLPVDIVDIKGEKVDAILQKYPYYAKGIIPQGSYPGVDRDVHSLGVKAVLVGSSKASDKMVEAIVKAILDNFDEFKNLHPAYKSVTKESLLEGLSAPLHPAAEAYYKKVGLLK; encoded by the coding sequence ATGAAAAAATCTCTCAGTCTTCTAGGTCTGTCCGCTCTCCTTGTCACCTCCAGCCTCCAAGCCGCAGAGTTCTTCACCATCGGCACAGGGGGAGTCACGGGAACTTATTATCCCACAGGAGGCGCTATCTGCCGCCTGGTGAACAAAGAGCGCAAAACCAACAATCTAAGGTGCAGTGTCGAATCCACGGGTGGCTCTGTTTATAATGTCAACAGCATCATGAGCGGCGAGCTCGACTTTGGAACCGTGCAAAGCGATGTAGTCTACAACGCCTATAATGGTCTAGACAAGTTTGAAGGCAAACCCAATAAAGAGCTAAGAAGCGTCATGGCAATCTATCCAGAGCTCCTTGCACTTGTGGTCTCCAAGGCCTCTGGAATCGCCAAGCTAGAGGATGTCAAAGGCAAAAAGATCAATGTGGGCAATCCCGGCAGCGGCAATGAAGCCACTGGCTTGATCGTCTTTGATGCCTTTGGAATCAAAAAGAGCGACCTAGCCCAAGCAGGGGTGCTCACCGCTCCTGAGTGCCCTATGGCGCTTAAAGATAAGAAGATTGATGGCTATTTCTATATGGTCGGCCACCCCACAGCCAACATCACCGATGCGGCTAACTCCCTCCCCGTTGATATTGTAGATATCAAAGGAGAGAAGGTGGACGCCATCCTCCAAAAATACCCCTACTACGCCAAGGGAATCATCCCCCAAGGTAGCTACCCCGGAGTGGATCGAGATGTTCATAGCCTAGGAGTCAAAGCCGTTCTAGTGGGAAGCTCTAAAGCAAGCGACAAGATGGTTGAGGCGATCGTGAAAGCAATTTTGGACAACTTCGATGAGTTCAAAAATCTTCACCCCGCCTACAAATCCGTCACCAAAGAGTCTCTCCTTGAAGGCTTGAGCGCCCCTTTGCATCCTGCGGCTGAGGCCTATTACAAAAAAGTCGGTCTTTTAAAGTAG
- a CDS encoding c-type cytochrome codes for MLFAFLAYKAYKEDRSDLYPYMKKYGMFLLIFSYVIGSITGPGIWYTATAASPRGISALIHNFVWVWATEWVFFVYEVIGVFALVYFMDKIDRKTHLKLTFSFAIASVGTLALIIGIISFMMWPGTEAFYATGSASDAFFGVNTFPHMFLRIGFMIMMSGVIGMLISSAMKRENPELSDELTKTMGYVSMIGGFVTLFFFMWYMGTLPENAYAVFAFQKDQIILNRLYLTALFSLYFILAILKPRFISVPLASAMIFVILIGGLWQGEKLRESMRKPYVAGQYIYSNQLISRDVEGKGIKNELPLIAEKGLLVATPWIPEHLKNLTEGNQLEAGELLVKMSCSHCHSLEKTGVYRPLQARLQGMPKEGIKAIIDSIGEGAFLYMPKLALPEDEKEAMAAWLAAQNY; via the coding sequence ATGCTGTTCGCTTTTTTGGCGTACAAAGCATATAAAGAGGATCGAAGCGATCTCTATCCGTATATGAAAAAATATGGAATGTTTTTGTTGATTTTCTCTTATGTGATTGGCTCTATCACTGGGCCTGGAATATGGTACACCGCGACTGCTGCAAGCCCTAGGGGGATTAGCGCGCTGATTCATAACTTTGTCTGGGTTTGGGCGACAGAGTGGGTCTTTTTCGTCTATGAGGTTATCGGGGTGTTTGCATTGGTCTATTTCATGGACAAGATCGATCGCAAAACCCACCTCAAACTCACCTTCTCTTTCGCGATTGCTTCGGTGGGCACGCTAGCGCTCATCATCGGAATCATTAGCTTCATGATGTGGCCTGGAACGGAGGCGTTTTATGCGACAGGAAGCGCGAGTGACGCCTTTTTTGGGGTGAATACCTTCCCTCATATGTTCTTAAGAATCGGCTTTATGATCATGATGTCAGGGGTGATTGGGATGCTCATCTCTAGCGCGATGAAAAGGGAGAATCCTGAGCTCTCAGACGAACTCACCAAAACCATGGGCTATGTGAGCATGATAGGCGGTTTTGTCACGCTATTTTTCTTTATGTGGTATATGGGAACGCTCCCTGAAAATGCCTACGCGGTCTTTGCTTTCCAAAAAGATCAAATCATTCTCAATCGCCTCTACCTCACTGCGCTCTTTTCGCTCTACTTTATTTTGGCGATTCTGAAACCTCGATTCATCTCTGTACCTCTGGCGAGTGCGATGATTTTCGTGATTCTCATCGGGGGGCTTTGGCAAGGAGAAAAGTTGCGAGAGAGCATGAGAAAGCCCTATGTAGCAGGGCAATATATCTATTCCAATCAGCTCATTAGCCGTGATGTGGAGGGCAAGGGAATCAAGAATGAATTGCCTCTTATCGCCGAAAAAGGGCTCCTTGTGGCGACTCCATGGATTCCTGAACACCTAAAAAATCTCACAGAGGGCAATCAGCTCGAAGCGGGTGAGCTTTTGGTGAAAATGTCTTGCTCTCACTGCCACTCACTGGAAAAAACAGGGGTTTATCGACCTCTTCAAGCCAGACTCCAAGGAATGCCTAAAGAGGGAATCAAGGCGATTATTGATTCGATAGGAGAGGGTGCCTTCTTGTATATGCCAAAGTTGGCGTTACCTGAAGATGAAAAAGAGGCGATGGCCGCGTGGCTAGCCGCACAAAACTACTAA
- a CDS encoding ArsR/SmtB family transcription factor — protein sequence MDELLKIGFATSDETRLRILAFLVREGECCVCELEASLGIFQSRISRHLKILKEAGFLEVKREGKWAYYALASQAPLQALFIEQISKLSLPLPPKISACEIKGEES from the coding sequence ATGGATGAGCTGCTCAAGATCGGCTTTGCCACAAGCGATGAGACGCGTCTTAGGATTTTAGCCTTTTTGGTGCGAGAGGGAGAGTGTTGTGTCTGTGAGCTAGAGGCCTCCTTGGGGATTTTTCAATCAAGAATCTCAAGGCATCTCAAGATTCTTAAAGAGGCGGGATTTTTAGAGGTGAAACGCGAGGGGAAGTGGGCCTATTACGCCCTCGCTTCTCAAGCTCCCTTACAAGCGCTTTTCATCGAGCAGATATCCAAGCTCTCCCTTCCTCTTCCCCCTAAGATCTCTGCGTGTGAGATCAAAGGAGAAGAATCGTGA
- a CDS encoding arsenic transporter has protein sequence MSLALAIFILTIVLVIWQPRGIGFGTVAVMGAIVSLLLGTVSLGDALEVTGIVWDATLAFIGIIILSLVLDQIGFFEWSALHMARLSRGNGNLMFVYMLVLGALVSAFFANDGAALILTPILLAQMHYLRASSKATLAFLLAGGFIADSASNPLVISNLTNIVTAGYFGIGFLEYARVMFFPNLLSILASIAVLWLFFRRAIPAYVEIESLPKPSSAIKSPVMFKLSWYFLALLLVGYFIGDIYHLPVSLFALGGALLFLLLATLYRATDPLLVLKSAPWQVVWFSIGLYIVVFGLKNAGLTDEIGKILSWLHTQGEAASIVGTGFLAAFLSSVMNNMPTIMVMDIAIDHMGESSLAYANILGCNLGPKMTPIGSLATLLWLHVLAQKGVRVTWGAYMKVGLIITPPVLFVALLGLL, from the coding sequence GTGAGTCTAGCTTTAGCGATTTTTATTTTGACCATTGTGCTTGTTATCTGGCAGCCTAGGGGTATTGGCTTTGGCACCGTGGCGGTGATGGGAGCGATCGTGTCGCTTTTGCTTGGGACGGTGAGCCTAGGGGATGCGCTTGAGGTGACGGGAATTGTTTGGGATGCAACCTTGGCCTTTATTGGAATCATTATCCTCTCTTTGGTGCTTGATCAGATTGGATTCTTTGAGTGGAGCGCGCTCCATATGGCTCGACTCTCCAGAGGTAATGGGAATTTGATGTTTGTCTATATGCTGGTTTTAGGAGCCCTAGTCTCGGCTTTTTTTGCCAATGATGGTGCCGCGCTCATCCTCACCCCGATTCTTCTAGCGCAGATGCACTATCTCCGTGCCTCTTCCAAGGCCACTCTCGCCTTTTTGCTGGCGGGGGGCTTTATCGCTGATAGTGCGAGCAACCCTTTGGTGATCTCTAATCTCACTAATATTGTCACAGCGGGCTATTTTGGGATTGGATTTTTAGAGTATGCTAGGGTGATGTTTTTCCCCAATCTTCTCTCCATCCTCGCTTCTATTGCGGTGCTTTGGCTCTTTTTTAGGCGAGCGATTCCTGCTTATGTGGAGATAGAATCGCTTCCCAAACCAAGCAGTGCCATCAAGAGCCCTGTGATGTTTAAGCTTAGCTGGTATTTTCTCGCGCTTCTTTTGGTGGGCTATTTTATCGGGGATATCTATCATCTTCCCGTCTCGCTTTTTGCCCTAGGCGGAGCACTCCTCTTTTTGCTTTTGGCGACTCTCTATAGGGCGACTGATCCCCTCTTGGTTTTAAAGAGCGCCCCCTGGCAGGTGGTCTGGTTTAGTATCGGGCTTTATATTGTGGTCTTTGGGCTTAAAAATGCGGGACTCACCGATGAGATTGGCAAGATTTTGTCATGGCTTCACACCCAGGGAGAGGCTGCATCTATTGTGGGAACGGGCTTTTTGGCGGCCTTTTTGAGTAGTGTGATGAACAATATGCCCACCATCATGGTGATGGATATCGCCATTGATCATATGGGCGAGAGTTCGTTGGCCTATGCGAATATTCTAGGCTGCAACTTGGGGCCCAAAATGACTCCTATTGGCTCTTTGGCGACTCTTCTTTGGCTCCATGTGTTGGCGCAAAAAGGGGTCAGGGTGACTTGGGGGGCTTATATGAAGGTGGGGCTAATCATCACGCCTCCCGTGCTTTTTGTGGCGCTTTTGGGGCTACTGTAG
- a CDS encoding arsenate reductase ArsC — MKKVLILCTGNSCRSILAEALINARYEGKIKAYSAGVRANGKVNPNAKQLLCQRGIWREEYHSKTLESVMGEEFDLVVSVCDHAKESCPLFPVPIERLHQSFPDPDGRPMEVFERVYESIERELLPKIAAKLGV, encoded by the coding sequence ATGAAAAAAGTATTGATTCTATGCACGGGCAACTCTTGCCGAAGCATTCTCGCTGAAGCGCTCATTAACGCTCGCTATGAGGGGAAGATCAAAGCCTATAGCGCGGGAGTGCGCGCCAATGGCAAGGTCAATCCAAACGCCAAGCAGCTTCTTTGCCAGAGGGGAATCTGGAGGGAGGAGTATCACAGCAAGACGCTAGAGAGCGTGATGGGGGAGGAGTTTGATTTGGTGGTGAGCGTGTGCGATCACGCCAAAGAGAGCTGCCCTCTCTTTCCTGTGCCCATAGAGAGGCTCCATCAAAGCTTCCCTGATCCTGATGGAAGGCCAATGGAGGTGTTTGAGAGAGTCTATGAATCGATAGAGCGGGAGCTGTTGCCCAAAATCGCCGCAAAGTTGGGGGTCTAG